The following proteins are encoded in a genomic region of Glycine max cultivar Williams 82 chromosome 18, Glycine_max_v4.0, whole genome shotgun sequence:
- the LOC102660842 gene encoding uncharacterized mitochondrial protein AtMg00810-like translates to MLFQKDYGSQILVVKIYVDDTIFSATNDLLCEDFSKLMQAEFEMSIMGELKFFLGLQIKQTNNGIYTHQTKYMKELLKKLKMDDENQMKTLMHPTTVLGLGKESKRVDEKTYKEMIGYLLYVIESRPDIMFSREKEYGCLITVMQILLEIEWKEETPVEVVTSLVDA, encoded by the exons ATGCTATTTCAGAAAGATTATGGAAGTCAAATCCTAGTCGTCAAGATATATGTGGATGATACCATATTCAGTGCTACTAATGACTTGTTGTGCGAGGATTTTTCCAAACTTATGCAGGCAGAGTTTGAGATGAGTATAATGGGAGAATTGAAGTTCTTTCTTGGACTTCAAATCAAGCAAACAAACAATGGCATATACACACATCAAACCAAGTACATGAAGGAACTTCTGAAGAAGTTGAAGATGGATGATGAAAACCAAATGAAAACACTTATGCATCCAACCACTGTACTTGGACTAGGCAAAGAATCAAAGCGGGTGGATGAAAAGACATACAAAGAAATGATAGGATATCTTTTGTATGTCATTGAGTCCAGACCTGACATTATGTTCAGT agagaaaaggaaTATGGTTGCTTGATTACTGTGATGCAGATTTTGCTAGAGATAGAGTGGAAAGAAGAAACACCAGTGGAGGTTGTCACTTCATTGGTGGATGCTTAG